TCATTTCATTTTCAACACAGGTTACTGTGCAGTTTTACTGGAGATGAACATGACACTGACGGTTTGGCTATCACTATTTACGATTTGTATTCTAGGCGCAATGTCGCCCGGCCCGAGTTTGGCGATTGTGGCGAAACATGCGCTTGCTGGCGGGCGAAAAAACGGTTTGGCGACCAGTTGGGCACACGCGTTTGGTATTGGTATTTACGCCTTTGTTACCCTGATCGGCTTGGCGGTGGTACTGCAACAATCCCCGCTGCTGTTTAAAACCATTAGTTACGCTGGGGCGGCCTATCTGGCGTATTTGGGCGTGAACGCGCTGCGCTCAAAAGGTGGCGTGGCTGCCAAGTTGGAATCGGGCGAGCAGACATCCGTATGGCAATCAGCAAAAGAGGGCTTTTTGATCTCGATTCTCAGCCCAAAAATTGCGCTGTTCTTTATTGCTTTGTTTAGCCAGTTTGTTGCGCTGGGCAATGAGTTGAGTAATCAAGTCATCATCGTTGCGACGCCGTTTATTGTCGATGGCTTGTGGTACACCTTTATCACCATAGTGTTATCGAGTTCCAAAGTGGTGGATAAGATCCGCGCCAAAGCGCAGTTGATTGATCGGCTGTCAGGCGTAGTGCTGATTCTGTTGGCGCTGCGTGTGGTGGTGACGATTTAGCGAATACTCACTGCAATAAAAAACGGAAGCGCGGCTTCCGTTTTTTCTTCTCTCTATTTTGCTATTGCGCTTCTTGCTGTTGCCGTTTTTGGCGTGCTTTACAGCGCTGCAAGAATCGTTTCGGCGTTACTCACTTCGAATGACTTCGGCGCTTCCACATTCAGTGTGGTTACCACACCATTGTCGATTATCATCGCGTAGCGCTGTGAACGTACGCCGCCAAAGCCAGCGGTATCCATCTCAAGCCCCAGTGCTTTGGTAAAGCTTGCATCACCGTCGGCCAACATCATCAGCTCGGAAGCATTTTGCGCTTCGCCCCACGCTTTCATCACAAATGCGTCGTTAACCGAAACACAAGCGATGATGTCCACGCCTTTGGCTTTGAGTTGATCCGCAAGTACCACGTAACCCGGTAGATGCGCTTCAGAGCAGGTTGGCGTAAATGCGCCCGGAACAGCAAACAGGACGACTTTCTTACCGGCAAACAGTTCTTGAACAGAATGGTTGACCATACCATCTTTGGTCAATTGACTCAGTGTCGCGTTTGGCAGGGTTTGTCCTTGTTCGATCATGGTTTTTTCCTTTTTCAATGACTAAGAATACCTGAGCAGTGTAGTACGGATTTTGCCGATTAAACACAGACAAAAAACGGGGGTACTGAACAAAAACCACCAGCGAATGACAAAAAGAAAAAATCCGGGCGAGCCCGGATTTTTCGATGGTGCGGAAGATTAGCGAATGATCATCTGTTCGCGGCCAGGGCCAACAGAAACCATGCTCACGGGCACGCCCATCAGCTCTTCAATACG
This Vibrio navarrensis DNA region includes the following protein-coding sequences:
- a CDS encoding LysE family translocator, whose amino-acid sequence is MTLTVWLSLFTICILGAMSPGPSLAIVAKHALAGGRKNGLATSWAHAFGIGIYAFVTLIGLAVVLQQSPLLFKTISYAGAAYLAYLGVNALRSKGGVAAKLESGEQTSVWQSAKEGFLISILSPKIALFFIALFSQFVALGNELSNQVIIVATPFIVDGLWYTFITIVLSSSKVVDKIRAKAQLIDRLSGVVLILLALRVVVTI
- a CDS encoding peroxiredoxin, which produces MIEQGQTLPNATLSQLTKDGMVNHSVQELFAGKKVVLFAVPGAFTPTCSEAHLPGYVVLADQLKAKGVDIIACVSVNDAFVMKAWGEAQNASELMMLADGDASFTKALGLEMDTAGFGGVRSQRYAMIIDNGVVTTLNVEAPKSFEVSNAETILAAL